A region from the Cryptococcus decagattii chromosome 5, complete sequence genome encodes:
- a CDS encoding alternative oxidase, mitochondrial, producing MSAIVLRSGNFARFTILAGPSIGGPVTFRSAVSGTRHFSIFTKARIQSDSKSQSRSEGKGVEGPHYQDQVSHNILSDASTTGGWTMFNPIYTDKELNAVQVVGRAPVTFGDKAAHKTVKFLRKCFDFITGYTPYEIPASVLAQKPIPIAELRSKGKLLSDQKWLFRIILLESIAGVPGMVGGTLRHLRSMRLLKRDGGWIHSLLEEAENERMHLLTFMTIAQPGIFTRALVLAAQGVFYNAFFLTYLISPRIAHRFVGALEEEAVRTYTHCISDMEAGLIPEWKDMPAPAIAIDYWRLPATSSLLDVIRAVRADEATHRFVNHSLANLDQKRDFNPFALSEASPEERGAKWGYTREESAKFALEQQQKLMAASAKSTGSVQ from the exons ATGTCTGCTATTGTGCTGCGGTCGGGTAACTTTGCACGCTTCACCATCCTTGCTGGACCTTCGATCGGAGGTCCAGTGACCTTCCGCTCTGCCGTTTCGGGCACTCGTCatttttccattttcacCAAGGCTAGGATCCAATCCGACAGTAAGAGTCAATCTA GATCAGAAGGCAAGGGAGTAGAAGGTCCTCATTATCAAG ATCAAGTTTCGCACAACATATTATCGGATGCTTCAACCACCGGCGGTTGGACAATGTTCAATCCTATCTACACCGATAAA GAATTGAACGCTGTTCAAGTCGTGGGGCGAGCCCCTGTTACATTTGGCGACAAAGCCGCCCACAAGACCGTCAAGTTCCTCCGCAAATGCTTCGATTTTATAACTGGCTATACCCCCTATGAAATCCCCGCTTCTGTGCTTGCTCAGAAACCCATACCAATTGCCGAATTGCGCTCCAAAGGCAAGCTTTTGTCCGACCAAAAATGGCTATTCCGAATTATTCTTCTTGAGTCCATTGCCGGAGTGCCCGGCATGGTTGGTGGAACCTTGAGGCATTTGAGAAGTATGAGGTTATTGAAGAGGGACGGTGGATGGATACATTCATTGTTGGAAGAGGCTGAGAATGAGAGGATGCACCTTCT CACATTCATGACCATTGCTCAACCCGGCATCTTCACTCGAGCGCTCGTTCTGGCCGCTCAAGGCGTGTTCTATAACGCTTTCTTTCTCACCTATCTCATATCCCCCAGGATCGCCCACCGATTCGTTGGCGCgcttgaagaggaagctgTTCGTACCTACACGCACTGTATATCCGATATGGAGGCTGGTCTTATCCCCGAGTGGAAAGACATGCCTGCACCTGCCATTGCTATCGATTACTGGAGATTACCAGCAACCTCGTCCCTTCTCGATGTGATCAGGGCCGTGCGCGCCGATGAAGCTACCCACAGGTTTGTCAACCACTCCTTGGCCAACTTGGATCAAAAGAGGGACTTCAATCCTTTCGCATTGTCAGAGGCAAGTCCCGAGGAACGTGGCGCCAAGTGGGG CTATACACGAGAGGAGTCTGCCAAATTTGCTCTGGAACAGCAGCAAAAACTTATGGCTGCCTCAGCAAAAAGCACGGGATCCGTGCAGTGA